A single genomic interval of Corylus avellana chromosome ca10, CavTom2PMs-1.0 harbors:
- the LOC132163700 gene encoding nucleolar complex-associated protein 2-like, producing MFYLANFCVCCYCYSFSGEVVDRCFLQDPKFYEFLKEHDKELLQFNDEDIGDDVDTDVEDGDIQVDNETGGHDIAEKEEKPSKSVITTAMVDSWCSSIRENGNFSAVRSLMRAFKTACHYGDDGGDDSSTKFSIMSSSVFNKIMLFVLSEMDTILRKLLKLPNSGGKKETIVNLMTSKQWKNYNHFVKSYLGNALHVLNQMTDTEMISFTLRRLKYSSIFLAAFPSLLRKYVKVALHFWGTGGGALPVVSFLFLRDLCIRLGSDCLDECFKGIYKAYVLNCQFINAMKLQHIQFLGNCVIELLGVDLPTAYQHAFVFIRQLAMILREALNTKTKEAFRKVYEWKFINCLELWTGAICAYSSEADLRPLAYPLTQIISGVARLVPTARYFPLRLRCAKMLNRIAASTGTFIPVSLLLLDMLEMKELNRPATGGVGKAVDLRTLLKVSKPTLKTRAFQEACVFSVIEELAEHLAQWSYSVAFFELSVIPLDRMRRFCKSSKVDRFRKEMRHLIRQIEASSEFTNERRMSISFLPNDPAATSFLEDEKRLGASPLSQYVLTLRQRAQQKYDSLMESSVLVGEHGSVFGNKIPESDEEDDARNEEGVAVFNSSSWLPGSDSKAKKPKEMKKKKNNRNMEEHREAAVDEDIVEDLVLSSDEDESESDTPSDGDDDNGQPVPPEQPKSKKRKKNAKSHAKRSKKRANRHDT from the exons ATGTTTTACCTTGCAAACTTTTGTGTGTGTTGCTACTGTTATAGCTTTAGTGGTGAAGTTGTTGACAGGTGCTTTCTGCAGGATCCAAAATTCTACGAGTTTTTGAAAGAGCATGACAAGGAGCTTCTACAATTTAATGATGAGGATATTGGC GATGATGTTGATACCGATGTGGAAGATGGAGATATACAAGTTGATAATGAAACTGGCGGGCATGATATagcagagaaagaagagaaaccCTCAAAAAGTGTTATAACAACGGCAATGGTTGATTCCTGGTGTAGCTCGATACGAGAAAATGGGAACTTTAGTGCAGTTCGTTCGCTTATGAGAGCATTCAAGACCGCATGCCACTATGGTGATGATGGTGGGGATGATTCTTCAACAAAGTTCAGTATTATGTCAAGTAGTGTCTTCAATAAAATAATGTTGTTTGTGTTAAGTGAAATGGATACAATACTTCGGAAATTGTTGAAGCTCCCTAATTCTGGCGGAAAGAAAGAGACCATAGTTAACCTCATGACCTCAAAACAATGGAAGAACTACAACCACTTTGTGAAGTCATATCTTGGAAATGCCCTACATGTTCTGAACCAAATGACTGATACAGAAATGATATCATTTACATTACGGCGCCTCAAatattcttccatttttttggcTGCTTTCCCAAGCCTCTTAAGGAAGTATGTTAAG GTTGCACTTCACTTTTGGGGTACAGGTGGTGGTGCCCTACCTGTTGTCTCCTTTCTATTTTTAAGGGATCTATGCATCCGGCTTGGATCTGATTGCTTAGATGAATGCTTTAAAGGGATATATAAAGCCTACGTATTGAACTGCCAGTTTATAAATGCAATGAAATTACAACATATCCAGTTTCTTGGAAATTGTGTCATTGAACTTCTGGGAGTGGATCTTCCGACTGCATATCAACATGCCTTTGTGTTTATTCGGCAATTGGCAATGATTTTACGGGAGGCACTTAATACAAAAACGAAG GAGGCATTCCGAAAGGTTTATGAGTGGAAGTTCATTAATTGTCTTGAGCTTTGGACTGGAGCTATCTGTGCATACAGCTCAGAAGCTGACCTTAGGCCCCTTGCGTATCCTCTGACCCAAATAATTTCTGGGGTAGCCCGGCTTGTTCCAACGGCTAGATATTTTCCCCTTAGATTGAGGTGTGCCAAAATGCTTAACCGAATTGCTGCTTCTACTGGTACTTTCATACCTGTTTCTTTGCTCCTTTTGGACATGCTGGAGATGAAAGAATTAAATAGACCCGCCACTGGAGGTGTTGGCAAAGCTGTTGATTTGCGTACTTTACTCAAG GTAAGCAAGCCAACCCTGAAGACAAGGGCATTTCAGGAGGCATGTGTTTTTTCTGTGATTGAGGAGCTAGCTGAACATTTAGCTCAATGGAGCTATTCTGTTGCATTCTTTGAGTTGTCTGTTATCCCACTTGACCGAATGCGTAGGTTTTGCAAATCTAGCAAAGTTGACAGGTTCCGGAAAGAAATGAGGCATCTTATTCGTCAG ATTGAGGCTAGCTCTGAGTTTACGAACGAAAGGCGTATGTCAAtatcttttcttccaaatgatCCGGCAGCAACTTCTTTTCTTGAG GATGAAAAAAGGTTGGGGGCTAGCCCTCTGTCACAGTATGTTTTAACGCTACGCCAAAGAGCACAGCAGAAATATGATTCGTTGATGGAATCCAG TGTTCTTGTTGGTGAGCACGGTTCTGTCTTTGGGAATAAGATACCGGAAAGTGATGAAGAGGATGATGCAAGGAATGAGGAAGGTGTTGCCGTCTTTAACTCCTCCTCCTGGTTACCAGGAAGTGATTCCAA GGCTAAGAAGcctaaagaaatgaaaaagaagaaaaataatagaaatatgGAAGAGCACAGAGAGGCAGCTGTGGATGAAGACATTGTTGAGGACTTGGTACTCAGTTCTGATGAAGATGAGTCTGAGAGTGATACCCCCTCTGATGGGGACGATGACAATGGTCAGCCAGTGCCTCCAGAAcagccaaaaagcaaaaagcggAAGAAGAATGCAAAATCTCATGCAAAGAGATCGAAGAAGAGGGCTAATCGACATGACACTTGA